In Drosophila busckii strain San Diego stock center, stock number 13000-0081.31 chromosome 3R, ASM1175060v1, whole genome shotgun sequence, the sequence tggcatttgcagtTCATTAGCTGGAAAAGTGATGAGGTGGCCCAGTCGGCCGAGAGCTTCCTAATGTATCACAAATTCGGACATGTAAGTAATGGAAATTACGTTTACAGTGGAGGCGCCTCTATGTTATCAGTGTATTGTTGTATTTACTTGTGTACTTTATTTTCCGtctattttatgttttaattaataattaattgggCACAATTCGCCTGCACTGAAAGGTTATGGAGGTAAAGATTTTCAACATGTCATAAACAAACCCCCATTCAACTCTCCTGTATATTCTCTAAATTTCTCAAAAATAGTCTTAGCGCTGCTCTAGAGCATGTTTATACATATGCTTAacttatttgtataatttttttcttttagcgCTCGGTACGTAGTTCTGGTAGACATACAAGCAAGCAATTGGCCAAaacaaatctataaaaattttcaacattttcaacatttaatgtgtttaaatagtttattatttgtttggcatGCATTAGAGATTTTGCACGGTTAAATGTTGTAACTTAGTTAGTTAGTATATgcgttaattaattatttcttttatctACGCTGCACCtataatataaacatagcAAATCGTTGGCGAAAATCCAGATAAGGACAAGATTGTATCTGAGTATCAGAAACGCTTGCATCGCTCCCTTAATAGCAAGAATGTGGGTCTCTATGTTAAGGCGTTCATGAAGTAGGATATGCCTTAAGtagacaaataatttttgtgaaTAATGCAAACTATTTACAGTCGCAAGGATCTAACGCTCAAGGGTTGTAAGGTGGATGTGATCTTGATAACTGGGATGCTCAGTCCTTACGCCTCGATGGTGGAGAAGTTGCATCGTGATGTGGAGAAGGAACGTGTGACAATGTTGAAGATTGAACGTGCTGGCGACGTATTGGCTGATGCtgtaagtaaattatttacgGCTCATCGGtatatgttttaatatttcacaCTTTCATACAGCCATCAAAGGTTGCTCAATCCATATTATTGTTCTGCAAGGGTCAGGGACTGCTCACCTCGGTTGTCATGCCAGGCGTTGATCGCGGTCGCTCTTTTTCGACAGCCAGCTCGGGATCTTTTGAGCGTCGTTTATCGCGTGGCATTTCCATGGAGGATTATGATAAGCCCAATATACGGCGTCTCAGCATTATGAACAGTGAGTCTCCCAAAAAGGAGTAGACGACTACACACAACTTCAacagaagctgcagcaaacacagcgtttaaaaaaaaaaacaactaagTTATAccttatgcatatttaaattaattatctTAGCATCGGTAGATCTGCGCCATTAAACGCAAATGCTATACTTTCTGAAACTAGAGGCCAAACAATCATTCAGAGTCGTAATGCCAAATGAGCAATGAATGTTTTAtgccaacttttaaatagctgccgttttaaaaaacaatttagagCAAAacataatgaaaaaaatattataaatattgttcaGTCATCGTGTTTATAAAATTAGTATTATGGTAATCCCAACAAACAACCCACCTGTGaaaacacaagcaaagcgTCATATCTCGATTTCCTATTCTGTGAACTTAACGCCAAAGTGCGTCAAATGTATGCATTAAATGTACAAGCAATCATCTATGTAATACCTCCGATTAGCAAATCTGTACCTAAGCAATTGTATCTCCctttcaatatattttctataaaataaatttagaaaatattgttgaaaactaatattaatatatacaaagtttACGTAATGTAAGTTCAAAGCACCACAGCATTAAGCTGcttattaaaagtatttttaaacgAAGCACACAATATACGCAATGTGtttaatcaaacaaataaagcaatgcTAACCAAGAATGTTGATTGTAGGCAAGCTTTAACAGCttttttaatgtattattATCAATGTGGTTATACTATTGGCTTAATTTTGTGTAGTGTGAGGCTAATGCTTCAAATGCCAAATTTCCATATAATTCATGCACTTACTATTAGCGCAATCGTTACacaataaaagtttaaatttgaaaacacacatgtttagttttgatttttgtagcttaatttgcttatattttaaattattgcgcaATATCGTAACTTTATGTCCAATGCATTCGAGCGCGATAGTAGTTCGATAAAATTGTTGCGATGAACCACTTATTGAGTCATGATGCAATTTATCGAGCTCGAACTCCGATAGCTCTTATCGGACTGtgtttacaacaaaaacaaaagttaccaagtaattcttttttgttaatttatagtAAAGCAGAAATTTCTgaacaactttaagcttaaaagtatttatatggACGCGCCGCCGCCAACAAAGCCACCGAGAGGCGTTAAATATGGAAAAGATGAGGTACATTATTCAAGATATAAAAAGTAATCCAAAACTCAAGATGTTCTGTTATATTACCAACTGTGCACAATAAAATCAAGTTCAAGAAAATTCGTCTATTAAGGTTGCACAGTGATTTAGCTAATGACGACATCGCAGATGTTGGTCGcatgtatttttgttgctgtttgacgccctcatttattaattgataatGGCTTGAGaaagaaaagttttttatgATTATGCTGGGCGTGTTCggtatttgctttgctttctttgtaGTCGGCAGGTTGTGGCTTTCTCGTGAATGTTATCAAGTCGCTTGGCTTCAGCGAGACGACCGAGGAGCGGCAAAAGGAAAAACAGAAAATTGAACAGGAATACAAGCGCTCAGATCAGCGTTTAAACGAGCTGGTGTCACGCCATGACCAGCAATTAACCATAGTACTGCCATTGTTCAGCCAGGTGTCCACCGAGGTCACCGCTAGCCGAGAGCGTATACACGCTGTAAAAGAGAATCTAGGCGCATGCAAACGACTGCTGCAGTGTCGTCGCGATGAGCTCAAGAAGATGTGGACGGATGCTGTACAGCATAAATACGTGCTGGAAATGCTGGAGCAGATGTGAGTAAACCATATACCAAAGTGGACATAAGACTTAACTAGCAATTTATGTTGACAGTCAGGAACTACGTAAAGTGCCTCAGCGTGTAGTCAGCTACACGGCCAAGCGACAATATTTGCATGCCAGCAAAGCGCTAACGGATGCCCTGAGCACACTAAACGGTCGCTTGGCAGATGTGGAGGGCTTGGCGGATTTGCGTACGGACTTACAATCGCGGCGGCAGCAGT encodes:
- the LOC108603512 gene encoding uncharacterized protein ZK1073.1 isoform X4 translates to MSSLAAEKRASFARRAESLVERVRVLNTIYEKYNISTEKCGDLTVIVQGDLSQQEKRAVFITVHDLGCNHNSFQEFVSSPCMTEIKERSCFIHIDVPGHADNADALADNFPFPSLQSLGEDLVTVLDYLHVKYVIGLGEGAGANVLARFGLAHPSRVLGLILINATGSAASVLQSFKSKFISWKSDEVAQSAESFLMYHKFGHVMERSQIVGENPDKDKIVSEYQKRLHRSLNSKNVGLYVKAFMNRKDLTLKGCKVDVILITGMLSPYASMVEKLHRDVEKERVTMLKIERAGDVLADAPSKVAQSILLFCKGQGLLTSVVMPGVDRGRSFSTASSGSFERRLSRGISMEDYDKPNIRRLSIMNSESPKKE
- the LOC108603512 gene encoding uncharacterized protein ZK1073.1 isoform X5 encodes the protein MSSLAAEKRASFARRAESLVERVRVLNTIYEKYNISTEKCGDLTVIVQGDLSQQEKRAVFITVHDLGCNHNSFQEFVSSPCMTEIKERSCFIHIDVPGHADNADALADNFPFPSLQSLGEDLVTVLDYLHVKYVIGLGEGAGANVLARFGLAHPSRVLGLILINATGSAASVLQSFKSKFISWKSDEVAQSAESFLMYHKFGHVMEQIVGENPDKDKIVSEYQKRLHRSLNSKNVGLYVKAFMNRKDLTLKGCKVDVILITGMLSPYASMVEKLHRDVEKERVTMLKIERAGDVLADAPSKVAQSILLFCKGQGLLTSVVMPGVDRGRSFSTASSGSFERRLSRGISMEDYDKPNIRRLSIMNSESPKKE
- the LOC108603512 gene encoding uncharacterized protein ZK1073.1 isoform X6, with protein sequence MSSLAAEKRASFARRAESLVERKYNISTEKCGDLTVIVQGDLSQQEKRAVFITVHDLGCNHNSFQEFVSSPCMTEIKERSCFIHIDVPGHADNADALADNFPFPSLQSLGEDLVTVLDYLHVKYVIGLGEGAGANVLARFGLAHPSRVLGLILINATGSAASVLQSFKSKFISWKSDEVAQSAESFLMYHKFGHVMERSQIVGENPDKDKIVSEYQKRLHRSLNSKNVGLYVKAFMNRKDLTLKGCKVDVILITGMLSPYASMVEKLHRDVEKERVTMLKIERAGDVLADAPSKVAQSILLFCKGQGLLTSVVMPGVDRGRSFSTASSGSFERRLSRGISMEDYDKPNIRRLSIMNSESPKKE
- the LOC108603512 gene encoding uncharacterized protein ZK1073.1 isoform X8 codes for the protein MSSLAAEKRASFARRAESLVERKYNISTEKCGDLTVIVQGDLSQQEKRAVFITVHDLGCNHNSFQEFVSSPCMTEIKERSCFIHIDVPGHADNADALADNFPFPSLQSLGEDLVTVLDYLHVKYVIGLGEGAGANVLARFGLAHPSRVLGLILINATGSAASVLQSFKSKFISWKSDEVAQSAESFLMYHKFGHVMEQIVGENPDKDKIVSEYQKRLHRSLNSKNVGLYVKAFMNRKDLTLKGCKVDVILITGMLSPYASMVEKLHRDVEKERVTMLKIERAGDVLADAPSKVAQSILLFCKGQGLLTSVVMPGVDRGRSFSTASSGSFERRLSRGISMEDYDKPNIRRLSIMNSESPKKE
- the LOC108603512 gene encoding uncharacterized protein ZK1073.1 isoform X10 translates to MSSLAAEKRASFARRAESLVERKYNISTEKCGDLTVIVQGDLSQQEKRAVFITVHDLGCNHNSFQEFVSSPCMTEIKERSCFIHIDVPGHADNADALADNFPFPSLQSLGEDLVTVLDYLHVKYVIGLGEGAGANVLARFGLAHPSRVLGLILINATGSAASVLQSFKSKFISWKSDEVAQSAESFLMYHKFGHQIVGENPDKDKIVSEYQKRLHRSLNSKNVGLYVKAFMNRKDLTLKGCKVDVILITGMLSPYASMVEKLHRDVEKERVTMLKIERAGDVLADAPSKVAQSILLFCKGQGLLTSVVMPGVDRGRSFSTASSGSFERRLSRGISMEDYDKPNIRRLSIMNSESPKKE
- the LOC108603512 gene encoding uncharacterized protein ZK1073.1 isoform X1; translated protein: MTEIKERSCFIHIDVPGHADNADALADNFPFPSLQSLGEDLVTVLDYLHVKYVIGLGEGAGANVLARFGLAHPSRVLGLILINATGSAASVLQSFKSKFISWKSDEVAQSAESFLMYHKFGHVMERSQIVGENPDKDKIVSEYQKRLHRSLNSKNVGLYVKAFMNRKDLTLKGCKVDVILITGMLSPYASMVEKLHRDVEKERVTMLKIERAGDVLADAPSKVAQSILLFCKGQGLLTSVVMPGVDRGRSFSTASSGSFERRLSRGISMEDYDKPNIRRLSIMNSESPKKE
- the LOC108603512 gene encoding uncharacterized protein ZK1073.1 isoform X2, producing MTEIKERSCFIHIDVPGHADNADALADNFPFPSLQSLGEDLVTVLDYLHVKYVIGLGEGAGANVLARFGLAHPSRVLGLILINATGSAASVLQSFKSKFISWKSDEVAQSAESFLMYHKFGHVMEQIVGENPDKDKIVSEYQKRLHRSLNSKNVGLYVKAFMNRKDLTLKGCKVDVILITGMLSPYASMVEKLHRDVEKERVTMLKIERAGDVLADAPSKVAQSILLFCKGQGLLTSVVMPGVDRGRSFSTASSGSFERRLSRGISMEDYDKPNIRRLSIMNSESPKKE
- the LOC108603512 gene encoding uncharacterized protein ZK1073.1 isoform X3, encoding MTEIKERSCFIHIDVPGHADNADALADNFPFPSLQSLGEDLVTVLDYLHVKYVIGLGEGAGANVLARFGLAHPSRVLGLILINATGSAASVLQSFKSKFISWKSDEVAQSAESFLMYHKFGHQIVGENPDKDKIVSEYQKRLHRSLNSKNVGLYVKAFMNRKDLTLKGCKVDVILITGMLSPYASMVEKLHRDVEKERVTMLKIERAGDVLADAPSKVAQSILLFCKGQGLLTSVVMPGVDRGRSFSTASSGSFERRLSRGISMEDYDKPNIRRLSIMNSESPKKE
- the LOC108603512 gene encoding uncharacterized protein ZK1073.1 isoform X7 — encoded protein: MSKPATPQHQRASSSAPEKISKYNISTEKCGDLTVIVQGDLSQQEKRAVFITVHDLGCNHNSFQEFVSSPCMTEIKERSCFIHIDVPGHADNADALADNFPFPSLQSLGEDLVTVLDYLHVKYVIGLGEGAGANVLARFGLAHPSRVLGLILINATGSAASVLQSFKSKFISWKSDEVAQSAESFLMYHKFGHVMERSQIVGENPDKDKIVSEYQKRLHRSLNSKNVGLYVKAFMNRKDLTLKGCKVDVILITGMLSPYASMVEKLHRDVEKERVTMLKIERAGDVLADAPSKVAQSILLFCKGQGLLTSVVMPGVDRGRSFSTASSGSFERRLSRGISMEDYDKPNIRRLSIMNSESPKKE
- the LOC108603512 gene encoding uncharacterized protein ZK1073.1 isoform X9, whose translation is MSKPATPQHQRASSSAPEKISKYNISTEKCGDLTVIVQGDLSQQEKRAVFITVHDLGCNHNSFQEFVSSPCMTEIKERSCFIHIDVPGHADNADALADNFPFPSLQSLGEDLVTVLDYLHVKYVIGLGEGAGANVLARFGLAHPSRVLGLILINATGSAASVLQSFKSKFISWKSDEVAQSAESFLMYHKFGHVMEQIVGENPDKDKIVSEYQKRLHRSLNSKNVGLYVKAFMNRKDLTLKGCKVDVILITGMLSPYASMVEKLHRDVEKERVTMLKIERAGDVLADAPSKVAQSILLFCKGQGLLTSVVMPGVDRGRSFSTASSGSFERRLSRGISMEDYDKPNIRRLSIMNSESPKKE
- the LOC108603512 gene encoding uncharacterized protein ZK1073.1 isoform X11; the encoded protein is MSKPATPQHQRASSSAPEKISKYNISTEKCGDLTVIVQGDLSQQEKRAVFITVHDLGCNHNSFQEFVSSPCMTEIKERSCFIHIDVPGHADNADALADNFPFPSLQSLGEDLVTVLDYLHVKYVIGLGEGAGANVLARFGLAHPSRVLGLILINATGSAASVLQSFKSKFISWKSDEVAQSAESFLMYHKFGHQIVGENPDKDKIVSEYQKRLHRSLNSKNVGLYVKAFMNRKDLTLKGCKVDVILITGMLSPYASMVEKLHRDVEKERVTMLKIERAGDVLADAPSKVAQSILLFCKGQGLLTSVVMPGVDRGRSFSTASSGSFERRLSRGISMEDYDKPNIRRLSIMNSESPKKE